From the genome of Cognaticolwellia beringensis, one region includes:
- the murI gene encoding glutamate racemase, which translates to MPTQKIADIKAPVSTLKSELQTINAEPIGIFDSGVGGLSIAQCINQHLPNENLLYVADTLYAPYGEKSSEFIQQRVNEIAQWFIERKAKAIVVACNTATVNAIDQLRKNILIPVIGVEPAIKPAVNLSKNKKVAILVTKATAQNPRFLALVAQYSQNSDVIVQPCPGLVELIEQDKKNASECKLMLTGYLQPLLEKGVDTIVLGCTHYPLVKNLINEICGNSVVIMETALPVTEQLQRQLALHQLINTSNNLGTTSFYSSKCCATQQALFNHIWQRPLQLNSYP; encoded by the coding sequence ATGCCCACGCAAAAAATAGCTGATATAAAAGCTCCTGTTTCAACCTTAAAAAGTGAGCTTCAAACGATAAATGCGGAGCCTATTGGAATATTCGACTCCGGCGTGGGTGGTTTATCTATCGCGCAATGCATAAATCAGCACTTGCCCAATGAAAACTTACTCTATGTTGCCGATACTTTATATGCACCTTATGGTGAAAAGTCGTCTGAGTTTATTCAGCAACGCGTTAATGAAATAGCTCAGTGGTTTATCGAACGCAAGGCCAAAGCAATTGTTGTTGCCTGTAATACCGCGACCGTAAATGCGATTGATCAACTCCGTAAAAATATTTTAATTCCTGTTATTGGTGTAGAACCCGCCATAAAGCCAGCGGTAAACTTAAGCAAAAATAAAAAAGTGGCGATATTAGTGACAAAAGCTACAGCTCAAAACCCGCGTTTTTTAGCCTTAGTTGCACAATATAGTCAAAACAGCGATGTAATTGTTCAGCCCTGTCCTGGCTTAGTCGAGCTTATAGAACAAGATAAGAAAAACGCGTCTGAGTGCAAATTAATGTTAACCGGTTATCTACAACCCTTGCTGGAAAAAGGCGTTGATACTATCGTTTTAGGTTGTACACATTATCCGTTAGTAAAAAACTTGATTAACGAAATATGTGGCAACAGTGTCGTGATCATGGAAACTGCATTACCAGTAACCGAACAATTACAGCGACAATTAGCGTTACATCAACTTATTAATACCAGTAACAACCTAGGTACAACTAGCTTTTATAGTTCAAAGTGCTGCGCAACTCAGCAAGCACTCTTTAATCACATTTGGCAACGCCCATTGCAATTGAATAGTTATCCTTAA